The proteins below come from a single Hemibagrus wyckioides isolate EC202008001 linkage group LG22, SWU_Hwy_1.0, whole genome shotgun sequence genomic window:
- the bmp3 gene encoding bone morphogenetic protein 3: MDRLLVLLLGWSCVCSGYCAMLKDHFARLTKDFGHKTDTYQSEKSVQDTVSEHMQMLYSKYTSASFPLRDGNTVRSFKAHSGTIDNKQLQIFNLTSLTNSEDVLSATLHYYIGDFLNSSQRCLKSKSCARHGLRRHGHVHLSIWSFASVNDSTRTLGHFLINVSTVYRDFISWQWRDITRIVNEAKHHDELLIGIAVDSQGQQPWKKLLSDHSPYILVFANDSAISEPESVVSTLQRHKGSLVPGLQKLRLHNHNSTLPHRTKRSANILLPLQNNELPGPEYPYEIHTWDETSPYDPVENKAAKRSRKKPRKNPRDKNPLLQFDEQTIKKARKKQWNEPKNCARRYLKVDFADIGWSEWIISPKSFDAYYCSGSCQFPMPKSLKPSNHATIQSIVRAVGVVPGIPEPCCVPEKMSSLSILFFDEDKNVVLKVYPNMTVDSCACR, encoded by the exons ATGGATCGCCTGCTGGTTCTCCTTCTGGGATGGAGCTGCGTGTGTTCTGGATATTGTGCCATGCTGAAAGATCACTTCGCTAGACTAACGAAGGATTTTGGACACAAAACGGACACGTATCAGTCGGAGAAGTCCGTGCAGGATACAGTGTCCGAGCACATGCAGATGCTCTACAGCAAATACACGAGCGCGAGCTTTCCGCTCCGGGACGGCAACACGGTGCGCAGCTTTAAAGCGCACTCGG GTACCATCGACAACAAGCAGCTTCAGATATTCAATCTAACATCCCTAACCAACTCGGAGGATGTTCTCTCAGCAACGCTGCACTATTATATCGGAGACTTTCTGAACAGTAGCCAAAGATGCTTAAAGTCCAAATCTTGTGCTCGTCATGGCCTCAGGCGGCACGGTCACGTTCACCTCAGCATCTGGAGCTTCGCCTCTGTAAACGACAGCACCAGAACCCTCGGACACTTCCTCATTAACGTCTCCACAGTCTACAGAGACTTCATATCATGGCAGTGGAGGGACATCACTCGTATAGTCAACGAAGCAAAGCATCATGATGAGCTTCTCATTGGCATTGCTGTCGATTCACAAGGACAACAACCATGGAAGAAGCTCTTGTCCGACCATTCACCCTACATCCTGGTTTTCGCCAACGACTCAGCTATCTCCGAGCCCGAAAGCGTGGTGTCCACTCTCCAGAGACACAAAGGGAGCTTAGTGCCTGGACTTCAGAAACTCAGGCTACACAACCACAATAGCACTTTACCACACAGGACGAAGCGCTCCGCCAATATCCTTTTACCACTGCAGAACAACGAACTCCCGGGTCCTGAATACCCTTATGAGATCCACACCTGGGATGAGACTAGCCCATATGACCCTGTTGAGAACAAGGCAGCCAAGCGATCGCGCAAGAAACCTCGCAAGAACCCGAGAGACAAAAACCCCCTTCTGCAGTTTGATGAACAGACCATAAAGAAAGCAAGGAAGAAGCAGTGGAACGAGCCCAAGAACTGCGCTCGCAGATACCTTAAGGTGGACTTCGCTGATATTGGCTGGAGTGAATGGATTATCTCTCCAAAGTCTTTTGATGCTTATTACTGTTCAGGATCCTGTCAGTTTCCAATGCCAAAG TCCCTGAAACCTTCCAACCACGCCACCATCCAGAGCATCGTCCGAGCAGTCGGGGTTGTCCCTGGCATTCCAGAGCCCTGTTGTGTCCCGGAGAAGATGTCTTCCCTCAGCATCCTCTTCTTCGACGAGGACAAGAACGTGGTCCTGAAGGTCTACCCGAACATGACAGTGGACTCCTGCGCCTGCCGATAA